In a single window of the Acyrthosiphon pisum isolate AL4f chromosome X, pea_aphid_22Mar2018_4r6ur, whole genome shotgun sequence genome:
- the LOC100160197 gene encoding regulator of nonsense transcripts 1-like, which produces MSIDILYEPSSQDLVFLETDEVDIIGEDTQSDDADTICADTQGSEFEFTDFTLPSQSIPPMSQLELPSLAHRMQFLSDEIDKNDTHVTTVTKTIGELRFKDEEEDSFFTQELPYYACKYCGIHDPGCVVMCNICKKWFCNGRGNTSGSHIINHLVRANHKEVTFHKDGPLGETVLECYSCGVKNVFVLGFVTAKGDSVLVLLCRQPCSTQNTLKDLNWDQEQWKPLIADRCFLTWLVKVPNTTDQFRSRNISATQITKLEELWRHNNEATINDLDKPGIDEEQQIVLLRYKDGFHYKNVFGSLVKLVADNDKHLKESRTQENITVRWDVGLNKKFVAFFHLVKTDGDMRLMYDDELRLRLTGENPWEGIGHVIKIPDNYGEGIGLEMKSNKGVPTEITSNYKVDYIWKSTSFDRMQCSLNRFATDESSVSTYIYHKLLGHEFDDLIFRSHMPKHFSAPNLPDLNRSQVKAVKHAVQRPLSLIQGPPGTGKTVTSATIVYQLVTINGGPVLVCAPSNIAVDQLTEKIHRTGLKVVRLCSKSRESIDSPVSFLALHNQVQKLPSNGVLQKLQQLKNETGELSMDDEKRYSVLKKVAEQELLEAADVICTTCVGAGDPRLMQFKFHSILIDESVQATEPECMVPVVHGVQQLILVGDHCQLGPVVTCKKAANAGLTQSLFERLVVLGIRPFRLEVQYRMHPELSRFSSNFFYEGSLQNGVCADDRKLRKIEFPWPVADEPMLFYATLGHEEIAGSGTSYLNRTEAANVEHIATRFLRCGVRPDQIGIITPYEGQRAYLVQYMQYQAPLPAKLYQKIEIASVDAFQGREKDFIIMSCVRSNENQGIGFLNDPRRLNVALTRAKYGLLIVGNPKVLSKKQLWNHLLNYYKAKNVLVEGPLNNLKPSPIQLPKPKQLKSTINPGSYFMTTQMYNAHEALIPGCAYYHSNQGNVPISHGTPQYFPRPDPAVKMGLDFNTCNGNPSTFIMPRFRSELQIGGIPIGTMMNINPMAPTRFFNQQSVKNRQNIHTNHLPMTSGRLNTKANQKNQKSNEIRALRLTSTSQDVSQPMSQSMSQPGFSLSQPGLSEPDLSQDSFIMNEFHSQMDGLLSQDSTYEGGRTVTLF; this is translated from the exons ATGAGCATCGACATATTATATGAACCGAGTTCACAGGACTTGGTATTCTTGGAAACCGATGAGGTTGACATAATTGGCGAAGATACCCAGAGCGATGACGCTGACACCATTTGCGCAGATACCCAGGGCAGCGAGTTTGAGTTTACCGACTTCACATTGCCATCCCAAAGCATACCGCCAATGTCTCAATTGGAATTGCCATCATTGGCACATAGA ATGCAATTTCTGAGCGATGAGATTGATAAAAATGACACTCATGTCACTACTGTCACTAAGACAATTGGTGAATTGCGGTTCAAGGATGAAGAAGAAGATTCATTTTTTACCCag gaaTTGCCATATTATGCATGCAAATATTGTGGCATTCATGATCCTGGATGTGTAGTCATGTGTAATATTTGCAAAAAATGGTTTTGTAATGGTCGTGGGAATACTTCTggatcacatattattaatcatttggTTCGAGCCAATCATAAGGAGGTTACATTCCATAAAGATGGTCCATTGGGTGAAACTGTGTTGGAGTGCTATTCGTGTGgtgtaaaaaatgtgtttgtgcTTGGATTCGTAACCGCCAAAGGAGACTCAGTGCTCGTATTGCTATGCAGACAACCATGTTCTACACAAAACACTTTAAAAGATCTGAACtg gGATCAAGAACAATGGAAACCATTGATTGCTGATCGCTGTTTTTTGACTTGGCTTGTTAAAGTACCAAATACAACTGATCAATTTCGCTCTAGAAATATCAGTGCTACTCAAATCACAAAGCTTGAAGAACTATGGAGACATAATAACGAGGCAACAATTAATGATCTTGACAAACCAGGTATAGACGAAGAACAACAAATTGTTTTACTCAGATACAAAGATGGATTTCATTATAAAAACGTATTTGGATCATTGGTGAAATTAGTAGCAGATAATGATAAACATCTAAAAGAATCTCGGACTCAAGAAAATATTACTGTACGCTGGGATGttggattaaataaaaaatttgtcgCCTTTTTCCATCTAGTCAAGACTGATGGTGATATGCGTTTGATGTATGATGACGAACTGCGATTGAGATTGACAGGGGAAAACCCTTGGGAGGGAATTGGCcatgttattaaaatacctgACAATTATGGAGAAGGCATTGGCTTAGAAATGAAAAGTAACAAAGGTGTACCAACTGAAATAACATCAAATTATAAGGTAGATTATATATGGAAATCTACATCTTTTGACAG aaTGCAGTGTTCATTGAATAGATTTGCCACAGATGAATCATCAGTGTCGACATATATATACCACAAACTGCTGGGACACGAGTTTGATGATCTAATTTTTCGGTCACATATGCCAAAACATTTCTCGGCACCAAACTTACCAGATTTAAATAGATCACAA GTAAAAGCAGTTAAGCATGCTGTACAACGGCCTTTGTCTTTAATCCAAGGACCCCCAGGAACTGGTAAGACAGTGACTTCTGCTACGATTGTTTACCAATTAGTGACAATTAATGGTGGACCAGTATTGGTATGTGCTCCTTCAAATATCGCAGTGGATCAACTAACAGAAAAAATTCATAGAACTGGCTTAAAA gTTGTCCGATTGTGTTCTAAATCTCGTGAATCTATTGATTCTCCAGTTTCGTTTTTAGCTCTTCATAACCAGGTCCAAAAGTTGccaag CAATGGTGTGCTTCAAAAGCTACAACAGTTGAAAAATGAGACTGGTGAATTGTCAATGGACGATGAAAAGAGGTATAGTGTTCTGAAAAAAGTAGCTGAACAAGAATTACTTGAAGCCGCAGATGTAATTTGCACTACATGTGTTGGAGCCGGTGATCCGCGTCTAatgcaatttaaatttcattctaTCTTAATAGATGAAAGCGTGCAAGCTACAGAACCTGAATGTATGGTGCCAGTTGTGCATGGAGTAcaacaa ttaattctGGTTGGAGACCATTGCCAACTTGGACCTGTGGTAACATGTAAAAAAGCTGCCAATGCTGGGTTGACTCAATCTCTTTTTGAGCGTCTTGTAGTTTTGGGTATTCGTCCATTCAGGTTGGAAGTTCAGTATAGAATGCATCCAGAACTATCACGATTTTCTTCAAATTTCTTTTATGAAGGTTCATTGCAAAATGGAGTTTGTGCTG ATGATAGGAAGTTAAGAAAAATTGAGTTTCCATGGCCAGTAGCAGATGAACCTATGTTATTTTATGCGACACTAGGCCATGAAGAAATAGCAGGTTCAGGAACGTCGTATTTAAATAGAACAGAAGCTGCTAATGTGGAACATATTGCCACTAGGTTTTTGAGATGTGGTGTGAGACCTGATCAAATAGGAATTATCACGCCATATGAAGGACAACGTGCATACTTG GTACAATACATGCAATATCAAGCCCCTCTTCCAgctaaattatatcaaaaaatcgAAATAGCTAGTGTTGATGCATTTCAGGGTCGGgaaaaagattttattattatgtcatgtgTGCGTTCCAACGAAAACCAGGGAATTGGTTTTCTCAACGATCCCAGGCGATTAAACGTTGCACTAACTAGAGCTAAATATGGCTTATTAATTGTTGGGAATCCAAAAGTCTTATCAAAA aaacaatTATGGAATCATCTGTTGAACTACTATAaagcaaaaaatgtattagtagaAGGACCATTGAATAATTTGAAACCATCTCCTATTCAACTGCCAAAACCTAAACAGTTGAAGAGTACAATTAATCCAGGATCATATTTCATGACAACTCAAATGTATAATGCTCATGAAGCTTTGATCCCTGGTTGTGCTTATTATCATAGCAATCAAGGGAATGTACCAATTAGTCATGGTACACCTCAATATTTTCCAAGACcag ATCCTGCTGTTAAAATGGGTTTGGATTTTAATACTTGTAATGGCAATCCATCAACGTTTATCATGCCACGTTTCAGATCTGAACTACAAATTGGCGGGATACCTATTGGCACGATGATGAATATAAATCCAATGGCTCCCACCAGATTCTTTAATCAACAATCTGTAAAAA aTCGCCAGAATATACATACTAACCATTTGCCAATGACTAGTGGTCGTCTGAACACTAAAGCAAATCAGAAGaatcaaaaatcaaatgaaATCCGTGCTTTGCGTCTCACCTCAACTTCTCAAGATGTTAGTCAGCCCATGTCACAG AGTATGTCTCAGCCTGGGTTCAGTCTTTCGCAACCTGGACTATCTGAGCCTGATTTATCCCAGGATAGTTTCATAATGAATGAGTTTCACTCGCAAATGGATGGATTACTCTCACAAGATTCAACATATGAAGGTGGCCGTACTGTCACACTGTTTTAA
- the LOC103309405 gene encoding uncharacterized protein LOC103309405, whose protein sequence is MVLDSNEQKALADLKRKRGVVKASLTRIAKFVDSYDPTEQSILLLDFRQEELPLINRKFDTIQSEIELLAVDEAEAAEAEIDKFETSYYELRAKIQELANAEKLHNTTGQNTSFGNTSTRQRMQLAPIPLPKFNGDIQGWSSFYDVYRAAVHDDDCFTPAQKLYYLRSCLREQALDLVQSIPISDGNYEVVLSRLKQRYDNKSLVIQSHIRSILEMPAVEEASANALQRLHSNVSTHVAALRTLGQPVDHWDAWLITIITSRLDKGTGHSWQLHLRNTELPAYKDLEAFLASRCVAMESSETVCPKTSSTKLTNINNDKTMFSKTHQPTKKVLISTNNRPVRQCPCCSESHRLFACEQFKALPVTERLGMARASQLCFNCLGPFHSAESCRSTYTCQRCKRKHNTLLHYEKPNTVGQISVPDQAKSNIATTSSQELSHNVACPAQGGKGHVFLSTASVLAEDQYGEFKKCRVILDNGSQMNFVSKSFANLLQLPRNRTILPISGIGANRTQSVSRIAVKVKSRVKQFEVDLVCHILPIVIDALPSCSKPKGGWEIPEELVPQLADPSFDSTGSVDLLIGGGIFYDLIEPARIRSQRGAVCLQDSKFGWLVTGEVGTISLLATCSIGEACEDNLRILSNYESEVYGVTSKPNKKCIEEQKALKHFEETARRDETGRFVLRLPLKSDARTVGRTLEMATARFLSVERRLQREPELRLQYTQFMEEYLKMGHMKIVSKEESQPSAAFYLPHHPVMKLSSLTTKLRVVFDASAKSTSNLSLNDVLLCGPTVQDDLVTILMRFRKHQVVITADVEKMFRQIRVAEEDQDWQRIVWRSPPDKALELYRLATVTYGTTSASFMATNCLVSLSEEAKQKYPEASKIIRHDFYMDDLMTGASTVDECCQLQKQIDSILESAHLPLRKWCSNSTEVLERIGDSSDDPLFALQIGEDEIIKSLGLSWKPALDAFQFIVEQKAFMAKSTKRTLLSDLNRIFDPLGFLAPVLVRGKIFLQQLWQLKIEWDQQLPEELSNRWYTFYQEFNDLSYLPIPRKCIPYQSVEVEIHGFCDASEEAYGSAIYVRSKDCTGYWHSRLLCARTRVAPLKGSTIPRLELGGALTLTQLSIKVSEALEMDVKKFYLWTDSMVVLGWLNSQTCRLKTFVANRVEEILETTQPEQWRHVATSENPADILSRGTTPNNLQSMNLWWQGPHWLASESDEFKKSIITNQNQDLPEQRKIKLALLAVNPLGNLFQHYSNWRNLLCAVAWISRFLRYLKAKKNLDVPKYLTVSELKSAEITVLKHVQKEVFAREMLELKKGNDVGRKSKLKGLSPYLEDGLILVGERLGYAQIPERQKHPIVLPNGHRVSKLIFESKHRELLHCGPQSLLADIRRVYWPIKGRITARSVISKCVRCARAKPQFAQPLMGQLPRQRVNVSPPFAVTGVDFAGPLIVRSGVRRIVGTKAWISLFVCFSTRAIHLEVVENLSSGAFVAALRRFMAQRGRCVKIYSDNGTNFVGAQKELNIPIHQSIPVIAKEGVEWHFNPPSAPHFGGLWESAVKSAKHHLTRMLGEAKLTIGELNTLLCQIEACLNSRPITPMGHDPSEPEALTPAHFLIGRPITLMPEVDLTQENPGGMRRWKYVQHLSQTFWKRWHAEYLPQMQVRGKWITKKGPLKIDDIVIIKEDHVPPTKWKLGRVIKVHPGVDGEIRVVTVRIGSGTEMKRPTVKLCRLPTDKDINVDENEELVEK, encoded by the coding sequence ATGGTGCTAGACTCAAATGAGCAGAAGGCTCTTGCAGACTTAAAGAGAAAGAGGGGTGTAGTAAAGGCGTCATTAACACGGATAGCTAAGTTCGTTGACAGTTATGATCCAACTGAGCAGTCAATTTTGTTGTTGGATTTTAGGCAAGAGGAACTCCCACTCATTAATCGAAAATTTGACACTATACAGAGTGAGATTGAATTGCTGGCTGTTGATGAAGCGGAGGCTGCAGAAGCTGAGATAGATAAATTTGAGACTAGTTATTATGAGCTAAGAGCTAAAATTCAAGAATTAGCCAACGCAGAGAAACTGCATAATACGACTGGGCAAAACACCTCATTTGGGAACACCTCCACAAGACAGCGCATGCAGCTAGCACCTATACCTTTACCTAAGTTTAATGGGGATATACAAGGTTGGTCATCGTTCTATGATGTATATCGTGCAGCGGTTCATGACGATGATTGCTTTACTCCTGCacagaaattgtattatttacgtTCATGTTTGAGGGAGCAAGCGTTAGATTTAGTCCAGTCTATCCCAATAAGTGACGGAAATTATGAGGTCGTATTGTCAAGGCTTAAGCAAAGGTACGATAATAAGAGTCTGGTCATTCAATCACATATCCGGTCGATCTTAGAGATGCCGGCTGTTGAAGAGGCGTCAGCTAACGCATTACAAAGGTTGCACTCGAACGTTTCCACACATGTTGCGGCTCTGAGGACACTCGGGCAACCTGTGGATCACTGGGATGCATggttaatcacaataataacaaGTAGGTTAGACAAGGGTACCGGACATAGTTGGCAACTTCATTTGAGAAATACTGAGTTACCAGCATATAAGGATCTCGAAGCATTTTTGGCCAGTCGATGCGTAGCAATGGAAAGCTCGGAGACTGTGTGTCCAAAAACAAGTTCTACTAAGCTTACCAATATTAACAATGACAAGACGATGTTCTCTAAAACACATCAACCTACGAAGAAGGTGttaatttctactaataataGGCCAGTCCGCCAGTGTCCATGTTGTTCTGAAAGTCATAGGTTGTTTGCGTGTGAGCAGTTCAAAGCTCTCCCAGTAACGGAACGCTTGGGTATGGCAAGAGCATCTCAGCTATGCTTCAACTGTTTAGGTCCGTTTCACTCTGCTGAAAGCTGCAGATCAACTTATACGTGTCAAAGGTGCAAGCGGAAGCACAACACACTTCTTCATTACGAGAAGCCAAATACAGTTGGCCAAATCAGCGTCCCAGATCAAGCTAAAAGCAACATTGCTACCACATCAAGCCAAGAATTAAGTCATAATGTAGCATGTCCCGCACAAGGGGGAAAGGGTCATGTGTTTCTTTCTACAGCGTCTGTCCTGGCAGAAGATCAGTACGGTGAATTCAAAAAATGTCGTGTCATATTAGACAATGGATCACAGATGAACTTTGTATCCAAAAGCTTCGCTAATTTATTGCAGCTTCCACGCAATAGAACAATACTCCCTATCAGTGGCATTGGAGCAAATCGAACACAGTCTGTCTCAAGGATAGCAGTCAAGGTGAAATCTCGAGTAAAGCAATTTGAAGTTGATTTGGTTTGTCACATACTACCGATAGTGATAGATGCCTTACCAAGTTGTTCAAAACCGAAAGGTGGATGGGAGATTCCAGAAGAACTAGTACCACAACTGGCCGACCCGTCGTTCGATTCAACAGGAAGTGTTGACTTGCTCATTGGTGgcggtatattttatgatttgattGAGCCAGCGAGGATCAGGTCACAAAGGGGAGCTGTTTGCTTACAGGACTCGAAGTTTGGTTGGCTTGTTACAGGAGAGGTGGGCACTATCTCACTTTTGGCTACATGTTCAATTGGTGAGGCCTGCGAGGACAATCTCAGGATACTAAGCAATTATGAATCTGAAGTGTATGGAGTTACATCAAAACCAAATAAGAAATGTATTGAAGAACAGAAAGCTCTCAAACATTTTGAAGAGACTGCAAGGCGAGATGAGACAGGAAGATTCGTTCTGCGACTGCCATTGAAGTCAGATGCACGTACCGTCGGAAGAACCTTAGAAATGGCAACAGCAAGATTTCTCAGCGTTGAACGGAGGCTCCAGCGTGAACCAGAACTGCGGCTTCAATACACTCAATTTATggaagagtatttaaaaatgggGCACATGAAAATAGTGAGCAAGGAAGAGAGCCAGCCAAGTGCCGCATTCTATCTACCACATCATCCAGTGATGAAGTTATCAAGTCTCACAACTAAGTTACGGGTCGTATTCGATGCATCAGCCAAAAGTACCTCAAACTTATCCTTGAACGATGTACTTTTGTGTGGTCCAACTGTTCAAGATGATTTAGTTACAATACTGATGCGATTCCGTAAACATCAGGTTGTCATAACAGCAGACGTGGAGAAGATGTTCAGACAAATAAGGGTAGCTGAAGAAGACCAAGACTGGCAAAGGATAGTCTGGAGATCGCCGCCAGATAAAGCATTAGAATTGTATCGACTTGCAACCGTAACTTATGGCACAACTTCAGCTTCATTTATGGCAACTAATTGTCTTGTCTCACTGTCCGAAGAAGCGAAACAGAAATACCCAGAAGCGTCAAAAATCATACGCCATGATTTCTATATGGATGATTTGATGACCGGTGCCAGCACAGTTGATGAGTGCTGCCAGTTACAGAAGCAAATCGACTCAATTCTAGAATCAGCACACCTTCCCTTGCGCAAATGGTGTTCGAATTCAACTGAGGTCTTAGAACGCATTGGAGATTCGAGCGACGACCCGTTATTTGCACTACAGATTGGTGAAGATGAAATAATCAAGTCATTGGGGCTTAGCTGGAAGCCAGCTTTGGACGCATTTCAATTCATAGTAGAGCAGAAAGCATTTATGGCTAAGTCGACAAAAAGAACGCTATTATCTGATCTAAATAGAATCTTTGACCCTCTAGGGTTCCTGGCGCCTGTACTGGTAAGAGGAAAAATATTCTTGCAGCAGCTTTGGCAGCTGAAAATAGAATGGGACCAACAGCTGCCAGAGGAATTGTCAAATAGATGGTATACGTTTTACCAAGAGTTTAATGATCTAAGTTATCTACCTATTCCGAGAAAGTGTATACCGTACCAATCTGTAGAAGTTGAAATCCATGGGTTTTGCGACGCATCGGAAGAGGCCTATGGATCTGCAATCTACGTACGAAGTAAGGATTGTACGGGCTACTGGCACTCCCGATTACTTTGTGCGAGGACACGCGTCGCGCCATTAAAAGGCTCGACAATACCAAGGCTTGAGCTGGGAGGAGCATTAACACTCACTCAGTTATCGATAAAGGTGTCCGAGGCCTTAGAGATGGATGTTAAAAAATTCTACTTATGGACTGATTCTATGGTAGTACTTGGATGGCTGAACTCACAAACTTGTAGATTAAAAACATTCGTGGCCAACCGGGTAGAAGAGATTCTAGAAACTACGCAGCCAGAGCAATGGAGGCATGTCGCAACAAGCGAAAATCCAGCTGATATTCTCTCTCGAGGAACAACGCCGAATAATCTTCAGAGCATGAACCTATGGTGGCAGGGACCACATTGGTTAGCGTCAGAGTCAGATGAATTTAAGAAATCAATCATTACAAACCAGAACCAGGACCTGCCGGAGCAGCGCAAGATTAAGCTAGCATTGTTGGCAGTGAATCCGCTAGGCAACCTTTTCCAGCACTATTCCAATTGGCGGAATCTGCTATGTGCAGTGGCATGGATTTCGAGGTTCCTAAGATATTTAAAGGCGAAAAAGAACTTGGATGTGCCCAAATATCTAACCGTATCTGAGCTTAAATCAGCAGAGATAACAGTGCTAAAGCATGTACAGAAGGAGGTGTTTGCAAGAGAGATGTTGGAACTGAAAAAGGGTAATGATGTAGGAAGAAAAAGCAAGCTAAAGGGACTCTCACCATATTTAGAAGACGGCCTAATCTTAGTTGGTGAACGATTAGGATACGCCCAAATCCCTGAGCGCCAAAAGCACCCAATAGTTTTGCCTAATGGTCATAGAGTATCGAAGCTAATTTTCGAGAGTAAACATCGGGAACTTCTACATTGTGGGCCACAGTCACTGCTGGCTGACATCAGACGTGTATACTGGCCAATTAAGGGACGGATTACAGCACGATCAGTCATATCAAAGTGTGTAAGATGTGCTAGGGCAAAGCCACAATTTGCACAGCCGCTAATGGGACAACTGCCACGGCAAAGAGTAAATGTCTCACCACCGTTCGCCGTAACAGGTGTTGACTTTGCAGGACCATTAATTGTCCGAAGTGGAGTACGTCGAATTGTCGGAACAAAGGCCTGGATATCACTATTTGTCTGTTTCTCAACTAGAGCTATTCATCTAGAGGTAGTAGAGAATCTATCCAGTGGTGCTTTTGTAGCAGCACTAAGGCGTTTCATGGCACAAAGAGGACGTTGTGTGAAAATATATAGTGATAATGGGACTAACTTCGTGGGCGCCCAGAAGGAGCTCAACATTCCAATTCATCAAAGTATACCTGTAATAGCCAAGGAAGGTGTTGAATGGCACTTCAACCCGCCCTCTGCCCCACATTTTGGCGGCTTATGGGAAAGTGCGGTCAAAAGTGCTAAACACCATTTAACTCGTATGCTTGGTGAAGCCAAGCTCACCATAGGCGAGCTTAATACTTTACTGTGCCAGATCGAGGCATGTTTAAACTCGCGACCGATCACACCGATGGGTCATGATCCTTCAGAGCCAGAAGCACTGACCCCAGCTCACTTCTTAATTGGAAGGCCCATCACGTTAATGCCTGAAGTAGACCTGACACAAGAAAATCCAGGAGGCATGCGCAGGTGGAAATACGTACAACACTTAAGTCAAACATTTTGGAAAAGATGGCATGCAGAATATTTACCACAAATGCAAGTTCGAGGGAAATGGATAACAAAAAAGGGGCCACTGAAGATTgatgatattgttataataaaggAAGATCATGTACCACCTACCAAATGGAAGCTCGGCAGAGTCATTAAGGTCCATCCAGGAGTAGATGGAGAAATCCGAGTGGTTACAGTACGAATTGGTTCAGGAACAGAAATGAAAAGGCCAACGGTAAAACTATGCCGACTCCCAACAGACAAAGACATAAATGTAGATGAAAACGAAGagttagttgaaaaataa
- the LOC100572246 gene encoding uncharacterized protein LOC100572246, with protein sequence MKYQELKKLVETFNSVPKCYLAQSDIVILEDMRCKGFTMLDRMKGLDFNHCRAILRVLGKFHGLSLSMKVDEPDKFKECISDAINEVYYKSENELWYKGYYRQAAENAEKMLEAELTEDEKPKYLDKFRKFVNHESFFGYMVGLVSPKESLAVLCHGDCWTNNFLFQYAQDGSISEVSIVDFQLARYGSPALDLVSLLYCCTSVELRKQYLPELLEEYYDSIVSVLTQTDCLNHYPDIRQKLYEEVREYNVFGLGVALDMIPIITCDSELAPDMYTEDTINMDDEPSKEPYPVMTTSNLCRQMIADLVKELVDNGCLT encoded by the exons ATGAAATATCAA GAGCTCAAAAAATTGGTTGAAACTTTTAACAGTGTGCCGAAATGTTATTTGGCCCAAAGCGATATCGTTATATTGGAAGACATGCGATGCAAAGGATTCACCATGTTGGACAGAATGAAGGGTCTTGATTTTAACCATTGTAGAGCCATACTAAG AGTCTTGGGCAAATTCCACGGGTTATCGCTGTCTATGAAAGTCGATGAACCAGACAAGTTTAAAGAATGCATTTCGGATGCAATAAATGAAGTGTACTACAAGAGTGAAAATGAATTGTGGTACAAAGGATATTACAGACAAGCCGCAGAGAACGCAGAGAAAATG CTGGAGGCTGAATTGACCGAAGACGAGAAACcaaaatatttggataaatTTCGAAAATTTGTCAACCACGAATCGTTCTTTGGGTATATGGTGGGACTGGTGTCACCTAAAGAATCGTTAGCTGTACTCTGTCACGGTGATTGTTGGACGAACAACTTTTTGTTTCAGTACGCTCAAGACGGGAGTATATCTGAA GTGTCTATAGTAGACTTTCAGTTGGCTAGGTATGGCTCTCCAGCATTGGACTTGGTCAGTCTTTTGTATTGCTGTACCAGTGTAGAGTTAAGAAAACAGTATTTACCTGAACTGTTGGAAGAATATTACGATTCAATTGTAAGTGTTTTAACGCAAACAGACTGTTTGAATCATTATCCAGATATTCGACAAAA GTTATACGAAGAGGTGCGTGAATACAACGTGTTCGGTCTAGGAGTAGCACTAGATATGATACCGATCATTACATGTGACTCGGAGCTGGCTCCAGACATGTATACCGAAGATACGATCAACATGGATGACGAACCCAGCAAGGAACCTTACCCGGTCATGACCACTAGCAACTTATGTCGTCAAATGATTGCAGACTTAGTAAAAGAACTCGTGGATAATGGATGTTTAACATAA